The Alnus glutinosa chromosome 7, dhAlnGlut1.1, whole genome shotgun sequence genome includes a region encoding these proteins:
- the LOC133873822 gene encoding bifunctional protein FolD 1, mitochondrial isoform X1 codes for MALARSMMRRAVVAWQKEAGNRIPSTTRAVNTAMNDNCPILISPSLVSLDLAEIWPTNSTTHDFPLTCKCSDEQTAAIIDGKSIADEITLRIACEVRRMKVSIGKVPGLAVILVGQRRDSQAYVRNKIKACEEAGIKSLMTELPDNCKEDEVLNALSRLNMEPSVHGILVQLPLPQHLNVGKILDLLSLEKDVDGFHPLNMGNLAMRGREPLFIPCTPKGCIELLIRSGLEIMGKKAVVIGRSNVVGLPASLLLQRHHATVSIVHAFTRNPEQITCEADIVVAAAGVPNLVRGNWLKPGAVVIDVGTNPIEDPGCEHGYRLTGDVCFEEAVRVASAITPVPGGVGPMTIAMLLSNTLDSAKRAYDFP; via the exons ATGGCGTTGGCAAGGAGTATGATGCGAAGGGCGGTAGTGGCATGGCAGAAGGAAGCAGGAAACAGAATTCCATCAACAACGAGGGCTGTTAATACTGCAATGAATGACAACTGCCCAATTCTAATATCTCCATCTCTAGTCTCACTAGACCTCGCTGAGATTTGGCCTACTAATTCCACCACCCACGATTTTCCATTGACCTGTAAATGCT CTGATGAGCAAACTGCTGCAATAATTGACGGAAAGTCCATCGCAGATGAAATTACGTTAAGAATAGCTTGCGAGGTCAGGAGGATGAAGGTGTCCATTGGAAAGGTTCCTGGATTGGCTGTCATTTTAGTGGGCCAAAGAAGGGACTCACAAGCTTATGTACGCAACAAGATAAAAGCTTGTGAAGAAGCTGGAATCAAGTCACTGATGACTGAACTGCCTGACAATTGTAAAGAAGATGAAGTTCTGAATGCTTTGTCAAGACTTAACATGGAGCCATCAGTTCATGGTATTCTTGTGCAACTTCCTCTTCCACAA CATTTAAATGTGGGGAAAATTTTGGATTTGCTGAGCTTAGAAAAAGATGTGGATGGCTTCCATCCACTTAATATGGGAAATCTCGCCATGAGAGGACGGGAGCCTTTATTCATTCCCTGCACTCCAAAGGGTTGCATTGAGTTATTGATTAGGTCTGGTCTGGAAATCATGGGGAAGAAAGCTGTGGTGATTGGAAGAAGTAATGTAGTTGGATTGCCTGCATCCTTGCTATTGCAG AGGCACCATGCAACTGTCAGCATCGTACATGCATTTACCAGGAACCCAGAACAGATCACCTGTGAAGCTGACATTGTGGTTGCAGCAGCAGGAGTGCCTAATCTGGTCCGTGGCAATTGGCTAAAGCCGGGTGCAGTTGTTATAGATGTGGGGACAAATCCAATTGAG GACCCTGGCTGTGAGCATGGTTACCGTTTAACAGGAGATGTTTGCTTTGAAGAAGCAGTGAGGGTAGCATCAGCCATCACCCCTGTGCCTGGAGGAGTTGGGCCGATGACAATTGCCATGCTTCTGTCCAACACTCTCGACTCTGCCAAACGTGCGTACGACTTCCCTTGA
- the LOC133873822 gene encoding bifunctional protein FolD 1, mitochondrial isoform X2: MALARSMMRRAVVAWQKEAGNRIPSTTRAVNTAMNDNCPILISPSLVSLDLAEIWPTNSTTHDFPLTCKCSDEQTAAIIDGKSIADEITLRIACEVRRMKVSIGKVPGLAVILVGQRRDSQAYVRNKIKACEEAGIKSLMTELPDNCKEDEVLNALSRLNMEPSVHGILVQLPLPQHLNVGKILDLLSLEKDVDGFHPLNMGNLAMRGREPLFIPCTPKGCIELLIRSGLEIMGKKAVVIGRSNVVGLPASLLLQRHHATVSIVHAFTRNPEQITCEADIVVAAAGVPNLVRGNWLKPGAVVIDVGTNPIEACDLIH; encoded by the exons ATGGCGTTGGCAAGGAGTATGATGCGAAGGGCGGTAGTGGCATGGCAGAAGGAAGCAGGAAACAGAATTCCATCAACAACGAGGGCTGTTAATACTGCAATGAATGACAACTGCCCAATTCTAATATCTCCATCTCTAGTCTCACTAGACCTCGCTGAGATTTGGCCTACTAATTCCACCACCCACGATTTTCCATTGACCTGTAAATGCT CTGATGAGCAAACTGCTGCAATAATTGACGGAAAGTCCATCGCAGATGAAATTACGTTAAGAATAGCTTGCGAGGTCAGGAGGATGAAGGTGTCCATTGGAAAGGTTCCTGGATTGGCTGTCATTTTAGTGGGCCAAAGAAGGGACTCACAAGCTTATGTACGCAACAAGATAAAAGCTTGTGAAGAAGCTGGAATCAAGTCACTGATGACTGAACTGCCTGACAATTGTAAAGAAGATGAAGTTCTGAATGCTTTGTCAAGACTTAACATGGAGCCATCAGTTCATGGTATTCTTGTGCAACTTCCTCTTCCACAA CATTTAAATGTGGGGAAAATTTTGGATTTGCTGAGCTTAGAAAAAGATGTGGATGGCTTCCATCCACTTAATATGGGAAATCTCGCCATGAGAGGACGGGAGCCTTTATTCATTCCCTGCACTCCAAAGGGTTGCATTGAGTTATTGATTAGGTCTGGTCTGGAAATCATGGGGAAGAAAGCTGTGGTGATTGGAAGAAGTAATGTAGTTGGATTGCCTGCATCCTTGCTATTGCAG AGGCACCATGCAACTGTCAGCATCGTACATGCATTTACCAGGAACCCAGAACAGATCACCTGTGAAGCTGACATTGTGGTTGCAGCAGCAGGAGTGCCTAATCTGGTCCGTGGCAATTGGCTAAAGCCGGGTGCAGTTGTTATAGATGTGGGGACAAATCCAATTGAG GCCTGTGACCTAATCCACTAA